From Brassica rapa cultivar Chiifu-401-42 chromosome A06, CAAS_Brap_v3.01, whole genome shotgun sequence:
TTGGAGGTTTGGAAAGGGTTCGACCTAAGCAACTACGTTGATCCCGAGTTTGATCCTCCTATGTGTGTTCTAGCTTCTTGCAAAGATGTATTGCTGTGCATGAAATCTGAAGAGTTGTACATTGTGAATCCTGTGACTATGCAGTGGACTCGTCTTCCTGATCCCTGCGGTGCGACTTGGGGGTTACCCATTGGATTAATAGGCAATGGGACAAAAGGGCTGTACCATGTTGTCATGTTGGAGATGTCTACACAATCCTGCTTTAGATTATTCTCGTTCGACTCTATGCTCGGTACATGGAAGGGCGTTGGAGTTCAGCATCCACCTTGGTCACAATCCGGATGGTGTCCAACTCAATACCAAGCCTTGCCCTTTAACGGAGCTTTACATTGGTTAGCAGAGGACGGGCCTGTCGTGGCTTACAACCCTAATCATCAAAACACATGCCTACTCATCCATCGTTCCCACGACATGTCTCATGCTTCTTCTTATTGTGCCGACGCAATTGTTTCAGAGACCTTAACTGTCTCCACAGGCCATCTACGCATCCTTCAGCTCGTTGCATCTGTTGATCGTCAACATCTCTATATTTGGACACTCGCGGACTACAAACGATCCATATGGAGACGAGAGCATGATGAGCCTATCTCTTTCACTGACCTTCCTTGGCTGCAAGACTGGACGTTCTCTGACCTAAACTATATGTTTATGTCACGTTTCGTGACTCATCCAGAAACTAGAAAGCGGATTCTTTATCCAAAACCTTTGTGTTGTCATCCATACAACCCTCTCCTCGTCTACTTTTGTTTGCCCGAAAGCATTGTCTCTCTCGACGTTGCAACTAGGCAAATGA
This genomic window contains:
- the LOC103873139 gene encoding uncharacterized protein LOC103873139 codes for the protein MGSLRKRKRSNLYWIERRRRKRKVEKLNFIDDLPESLVLHEIFSKLRNPRDLVSCKNVSKRWNSLISSSSSSSSSSHNNPSLALILNTQPHQYATNDICLEVWKGFDLSNYVDPEFDPPMCVLASCKDVLLCMKSEELYIVNPVTMQWTRLPDPCGATWGLPIGLIGNGTKGLYHVVMLEMSTQSCFRLFSFDSMLGTWKGVGVQHPPWSQSGWCPTQYQALPFNGALHWLAEDGPVVAYNPNHQNTCLLIHRSHDMSHASSYCADAIVSETLTVSTGHLRILQLVASVDRQHLYIWTLADYKRSIWRREHDEPISFTDLPWLQDWTFSDLNYMFMSRFVTHPETRKRILYPKPLCCHPYNPLLVYFCLPESIVSLDVATRQMKLITTLSKSSTQGVHWNEYDKVIPMTMQLDPSLIPDHGHVLQRRRKHRRFF